The Pirellulales bacterium genomic sequence TCGTGGAGAGCGATTTTGGCACGCGCGGGCAGATCTTGTCAGGCACGTCCATAACCCATATGGCGACGGAGACCACGTTTCCCGGCTATTTCGATGCGGTCTTCGCTCATGGCGGCGATCCGAATCTTGAGCAGAAGACAAAAGCATTGGGGCGAGGCGACACGCCGATTTTCACGGTTGTTATGTCGCCTGTTCCCAATAAGAAAGAGAAGATCCAATTCTTGCTCGAAAAAGGGGCGGACATCAACCATTTAGACGGCAGCGGCGAAACAGCAATGATGCACGCCGTTGGGTTTAGTCAATTTGACCTTGTGCTGATGCTGCTGGAGGCAGGTGCTGACCACATGGTTTACAACAAGCGTGGCAGCGCCAGGTTGACGCATATGATACTTGTCTGGAAAACACACACAGATGACGTAGCTAGCTGGACGCCGCAACTCAGAGCGGACTACGATGCCGTCGTTCGGTGGCTCGAAGCTCACGGAGAGTCCTTTTCGGAAGCACAAAAGGACCTGGACAGGTGGAGCACCTGGTCGAGAGATACCGGTGAGTATAAACGCAAGATGGCCGCCGAGATTGCCGCACGCAAAGCTCGCGAGGCCGAAGAGCGAGAGAAACGGGAAAGTACCGTCGACAAAGCGGATC encodes the following:
- a CDS encoding ankyrin repeat domain-containing protein; the encoded protein is MDNSMAFTSRWLFSFLIVAFGGCQQVVNVLPTSSWHQKFGWKAKDYFDDPKVVALCDAIEANDLAEIDRLVAAGADVNAQGKGKMTPLLWAFPGNHLERFKRLLEHGANPNVIVESDFGTRGQILSGTSITHMATETTFPGYFDAVFAHGGDPNLEQKTKALGRGDTPIFTVVMSPVPNKKEKIQFLLEKGADINHLDGSGETAMMHAVGFSQFDLVLMLLEAGADHMVYNKRGSARLTHMILVWKTHTDDVASWTPQLRADYDAVVRWLEAHGESFSEAQKDLDRWSTWSRDTGEYKRKMAAEIAARKAREAEEREKRESTVDKADQ